A genome region from Salvia splendens isolate huo1 chromosome 19, SspV2, whole genome shotgun sequence includes the following:
- the LOC121780005 gene encoding serine/threonine-protein kinase BSK1-like translates to MGCCVSKAYPPRAADMDQHHRSSSVNGASAAGFAEFSLAELKAATANFSSEKIVSESGEKAPNVVYEGRLQSQRWIAVKKFTKMAWPDPKQFAEEAKEVGKLRHKRLANLIGYCCDGDERLLVAEFMPNETLAKHLFHWENQTPEWAMRLRVALYIAEALDYCTREGRPLYHDLNAYRVLFDENGDPRLSCFGLMKNSRDGKSYSTNLAYTPPEYLRNGRVTPESVVFSYGTALLDLLSGKHIPPSHALDMIRGKNILLLMDSHLEGNFSTEEATVVFDLASQCLQYEPRERPNTQDLVSTLAPLQNKNDVPSYMMLGIPKREETPSPPPHPLSPVGDACSRMDLTAIHQFLVMQHYKDDEGTNELSFQEWTQQMRDMLDARKSGDLAFRDKEFKTAIDCYSQFIDVGTMISPTVHARRSLCYLMCDQPDAALRDAMQAQCIYPDWSTAFYMQAVALAKLDMYKDAGDMLNEAALLEEKKQRGGK, encoded by the exons ATGGGCTGCTGCGTATCCAAAGCGTATCCCCCGCGCGCCGCGGACATGGATCAGCACCACCGCTCCTCCTCCGTCAACGGAGCTTCCGCCGCCGGATTCGCGGAGTTCTCGCTGGCCGAGCTGAAGGCCGCCACAGCCAACTTCAGCTCCGAAAAAATTGTATCCGAGAGCGGCGAGAAAGCGCCCAATGTCGTGTACGAAGGCCGCCTTCAGAGCCAGCGCTGGATCGCTGTGAAGAAGTTTACCAAAATGGCGTGGCCTGATCCTAAGCAGTTCGCC GAGGAAGCGAAGGAAGTGGGGAAGCTGAGGCATAAGAGGCTGGCTAATCTGATAGGTTATTGTTGCGATGGGGATGAGAGGTTGCTCGTTGCCGAATTTATGCCGAATGAGACTCTCGCTAAGCACTTATTTCACT GGGAAAATCAAACCCCTGAGTGGGCCATGCGTTTGAGAGTTGCTCTTTATATTGCTGAAGCACTTGATTATTGCACCAGGGAAGGTCGCCCCTTATACCACGACTTAAATGCCTACAGAGTTCTCTTTGACGAG AATGGAGATCCGCGGCTTTCCTGTTTTGGATTGATGAAGAATAGCAGGGATGGTAAAAGTTATAGCACAAATCTTGCGTATACACCTCCTGAATATCTAAGAAATG GGAGGGTCACCCCGGAAAGTGTTGTTTTCAGCTATGGAACTGCTCTTCTGGATCTTCTCAGTGGAAAGCATATTCCTCCAAGTCAT GCACTTGATATGATACGGGGAAAGAATATTCTTCTCCTAATGGATTCCCATTTAGAGGGGAATTTTTCAACTGAAGAGGCCACTGTAGTTTTTGATCTTGCATCACAGTGTTTGCAGTATGAGCCAAGGGAGAGGCCAAACACACAAGACCTTGTTTCTACACTTGCCCCTTTGCAAAATAAGAATGAT GTTCCATCTTATATGATGTTGGGCATTCCAAAGCGTGAAGAGACACCATCTCCCCCGCCTCACCCACTCTCTCCGGTAGGTGATGCTTGTTCGCGTATGGATCTCACTGCTATTCATCAGTTTTTGGTGATGCAGCATTACAAGGATGATGAGGGAACCAATGAG TTGTCTTTTCAAGAATGGACTCAACAAATGAGAGATATGTTGGACGCTAGGAAAAGTGGGGACTTGGCATTCCGAGACAAAGAGTTCAAAACTGCTATTGATTGCTATTCTCAG ttcATTGATGTGGGCACGATGATTTCACCAACTGTCCATGCACGAAGAAGTCTTTGTTATCTCATGTGTGATCAGCCAGATGCTGCCCTTCGCGATGCAATGCAAGCTCAATGTATCTACCCAGATTGGTCAACAGCGTTTTACATGCAGGCTGTGGCCCTTGCCAAGCTCGACATGTACAAGGACGCAGGTGACATGTTGAATGAGGCTGCCTTGCTCGAAGAAAAGAAGCAACGAGGTGGGAAGTGA